The Halanaerobium praevalens DSM 2228 genome contains a region encoding:
- a CDS encoding divergent PAP2 family protein, producing MSLLEVSMFSLFTAQFLKIFFIRPMNFYTFFTSGGMPSSHSSFVASLTITVGLKYGFNSDLFAIVTVFALIVTYDASGVRRAVGQQANVLNNLVKHLESKSFSDKQLIKEDLKELIGHTPFEVFAGVLLGAIIALINWFFL from the coding sequence ATGTCATTACTGGAAGTATCTATGTTTTCTTTATTTACTGCTCAATTTTTAAAAATATTTTTTATTCGGCCAATGAACTTTTACACTTTTTTTACTTCTGGGGGAATGCCTAGTTCTCATTCTTCTTTTGTTGCTTCTCTAACAATCACTGTCGGTTTAAAATATGGTTTTAATTCTGATCTATTTGCAATTGTAACTGTTTTTGCCTTAATTGTTACTTATGATGCAAGTGGTGTTAGAAGAGCTGTTGGCCAACAAGCTAATGTTTTAAATAATTTGGTTAAACATTTAGAAAGTAAAAGTTTTAGTGATAAACAATTAATTAAAGAAGATTTAAAAGAATTAATTGGTCATACTCCTTTTGAAGTCTTTGCTGGAGTTTTGCTAGGAGCAATTATTGCTTTAATTAATTGGTTTTTTCTTTAA
- a CDS encoding NusG domain II-containing protein gives MKITDILTLYDKILIVFVISLSIILFLFPFYNFDFNSNNNLILKVQLENELIKTIDLAASYEQPIHFQVQGPIGIHKIEVDQGRVRVEEAPKDDPLKICEQTGWIERAGPIIVCVPNKLSIWLENDDSEIDGMSW, from the coding sequence ATGAAAATAACAGATATCTTAACACTTTATGATAAAATTTTAATAGTTTTTGTAATTTCTTTAAGTATTATTTTATTTTTATTTCCTTTTTATAATTTTGACTTTAATTCTAATAATAATTTGATATTAAAAGTTCAGCTAGAAAATGAATTAATAAAAACTATAGATCTTGCTGCAAGTTATGAGCAGCCAATTCATTTTCAAGTTCAGGGGCCAATTGGGATTCATAAGATTGAAGTAGATCAAGGCCGAGTTAGGGTCGAAGAAGCTCCTAAAGATGATCCTTTAAAAATCTGTGAACAAACAGGATGGATTGAGAGAGCAGGCCCAATTATTGTTTGTGTTCCGAATAAATTGAGTATCTGGCTAGAAAATGATGATTCTGAGATAGATGGGATGAGCTGGTAA
- a CDS encoding Maf family protein, translated as MKEAKENDLKLVLASASPRREAILKQLKLKFTVVPSKIDESEFKADNPVELVEILAVEKAKAVAKLVENVIIIAADTVVVADDQILGKPKNKIEAKKMLKKLSGQEHQVITGLAVLNSVSDEVQAANNITEVKMSNITEVEIEKYIEQENILDKAGSYAIQGLGGIFVEEIKGSYYSVMGMPIHQLAKLLKEFNYGIL; from the coding sequence ATTAAAGAGGCCAAAGAAAATGACTTAAAATTAGTTTTAGCATCAGCTTCTCCTAGAAGAGAAGCAATTTTAAAACAATTAAAATTAAAATTTACAGTAGTACCTTCTAAAATTGATGAAAGTGAATTTAAGGCTGACAATCCAGTTGAATTAGTAGAAATTTTAGCTGTAGAAAAAGCAAAAGCAGTTGCTAAATTAGTAGAAAATGTAATAATTATAGCTGCAGATACTGTAGTTGTAGCTGATGATCAAATTTTAGGTAAACCAAAAAATAAAATTGAAGCTAAAAAAATGCTTAAAAAATTAAGTGGTCAAGAGCATCAAGTGATAACTGGTTTAGCAGTTTTAAATTCAGTTTCTGACGAAGTTCAAGCTGCAAATAATATTACTGAAGTTAAAATGTCTAATATAACAGAAGTAGAAATTGAAAAATATATTGAGCAAGAAAATATTTTAGATAAAGCTGGTTCTTATGCTATTCAAGGTTTAGGCGGTATTTTTGTTGAGGAAATAAAAGGCTCATATTATTCAGTTATGGGAATGCCTATTCATCAACTTGCTAAATTGTTAAAAGAGTTTAACTATGGAATCTTATAA
- a CDS encoding RnfABCDGE type electron transport complex subunit D: MNNELIITSSPHVRSQDSVKKIMWSVVLALLPAVFAAVYFFNTRAISVILTAVFGAVLTEYIFQKVRNKKITIEDGSAVLTGLLLALTLPPSIPLWTAFFGSVVAIGLGKQVFGGIGQNPFNPALVGRAFLTAAYPVLMTTWTVDGVSTATPLSKMKMDGIATDTWELFIGHIGGSLGETSALALLLGFAYLLYKGYVNWRIPLAMIGSVFLGAFIFGADPIFHLFGGGLMIGALYMATDMVSSPTTKAGRWIFGIGAGLLVVVIRLWGGYPEGVMYSILLMNTAVPLIDRYTRPRSLGEVR; the protein is encoded by the coding sequence ATGAATAATGAATTAATTATAACATCCTCACCACATGTCAGATCACAAGATTCAGTTAAAAAAATTATGTGGTCAGTTGTTCTGGCTCTACTTCCTGCAGTTTTTGCAGCGGTATATTTCTTTAATACCAGAGCAATTTCAGTGATTTTGACAGCTGTTTTTGGTGCGGTTTTAACAGAGTACATATTTCAAAAAGTTAGGAATAAAAAAATTACTATTGAAGATGGAAGTGCAGTTTTAACAGGTTTACTTTTAGCTTTAACTCTACCACCTTCAATTCCACTTTGGACAGCTTTTTTTGGTTCAGTAGTTGCAATTGGTTTAGGTAAACAGGTTTTTGGTGGTATTGGTCAAAACCCATTTAATCCAGCTTTAGTTGGTAGAGCATTTTTAACTGCAGCTTATCCAGTTTTAATGACTACCTGGACTGTAGATGGAGTTTCAACTGCTACACCTTTAAGTAAAATGAAGATGGATGGAATAGCAACTGATACTTGGGAGCTATTTATTGGTCATATTGGTGGTTCTTTAGGAGAAACTTCTGCTTTAGCACTTTTATTAGGTTTCGCTTATCTATTATATAAAGGTTATGTTAACTGGAGAATACCACTAGCTATGATCGGATCAGTCTTTTTAGGAGCATTTATTTTTGGTGCAGATCCTATTTTCCATCTATTTGGTGGTGGATTAATGATCGGTGCTTTATATATGGCAACAGATATGGTTTCTAGTCCAACTACTAAGGCAGGACGTTGGATTTTTGGAATTGGAGCTGGTTTATTAGTTGTTGTTATTAGACTCTGGGGTGGTTATCCAGAAGGGGTAATGTATAGTATTTTATTAATGAATACAGCTGTACCTCTAATTGATCGTTATACAAGACCTCGTAGTTTAGGAGAGGTGAGATAA
- a CDS encoding SPOR domain-containing protein translates to MNKDEKGFSLIIIVVFMSIAALFIGYLAGSWLISFLVADDQNSDLATKVSKTEKVKEKSTAEINNSKNNLTAPDLDKSEKQTNAIKKNNSSKSDSNQSSESKFAVQIGAFTDYNNAVLLKEEIEKLGFKVKITDSSPHQVQVTNYSSRKEAESAAKELKSKGCEGFIVHLE, encoded by the coding sequence ATGAATAAAGATGAAAAAGGTTTTTCCTTAATTATTATTGTTGTCTTTATGTCTATAGCTGCTTTATTTATTGGTTATTTAGCAGGTAGCTGGTTAATTTCTTTTTTAGTTGCTGATGATCAAAATTCAGATTTAGCAACTAAAGTTTCTAAAACTGAAAAGGTCAAAGAAAAATCTACTGCAGAAATAAATAATAGTAAAAATAATTTAACAGCTCCAGACCTAGATAAATCTGAAAAGCAAACTAATGCAATCAAAAAAAATAACAGTTCTAAATCTGACTCAAATCAAAGTTCAGAAAGCAAATTTGCAGTTCAAATAGGAGCATTTACTGATTATAATAATGCTGTGCTTTTAAAAGAAGAAATAGAAAAATTAGGATTTAAAGTAAAAATAACAGATTCAAGTCCACATCAGGTTCAAGTTACTAATTATTCTTCTCGTAAAGAAGCAGAATCAGCGGCTAAAGAACTTAAATCAAAAGGATGTGAAGGCTTTATTGTGCATTTAGAATAA
- a CDS encoding RnfABCDGE type electron transport complex subunit B encodes MNPTYLYSLVSMGGIAAVLAAGLGFASERFKVEQDPRVGKVEDALPGVNCGACGYAGCSAFAEAVAAGEAPVNGCPVGGDKVAAEVAEIMGADSDDSGDKLVAELLCAGGIKETAKSGKYQGIQTCKAANAVNGGEKSCQYSCLGFGDCESVCPFDAIYMSENGLPQIDPEKCTACGKCITECPRNILLLAPMSAQNHIRCSSHNSGKIVRKSCEVGCIACSLCAKVCPVDAIEIKDNLAVIDYEKCVNCGKCAEKCPTGTIQFEGKMIEKVEINDNCVGCTLCARACPVEAIEGEVKNRHQIDQDKCIQCGLCFEACNVKAVDVFYQD; translated from the coding sequence ATGAATCCAACATATTTATATTCTTTAGTTAGTATGGGGGGAATAGCAGCTGTTTTAGCTGCAGGTTTAGGTTTTGCCTCAGAACGTTTTAAAGTAGAACAAGATCCTAGAGTTGGTAAAGTCGAAGACGCCCTACCGGGAGTAAACTGTGGAGCTTGTGGTTATGCCGGTTGTAGTGCTTTTGCAGAAGCCGTAGCAGCTGGAGAAGCGCCAGTTAATGGTTGTCCTGTAGGTGGAGATAAAGTTGCAGCTGAAGTAGCTGAAATTATGGGAGCTGACTCAGATGACAGTGGTGATAAACTAGTAGCTGAATTATTATGTGCTGGTGGTATAAAAGAAACAGCTAAATCTGGTAAGTATCAAGGAATTCAGACTTGTAAAGCTGCAAATGCTGTTAATGGTGGAGAAAAATCATGTCAATACAGCTGTCTTGGTTTTGGTGATTGTGAGTCAGTTTGTCCTTTTGATGCTATTTATATGAGCGAAAATGGTTTGCCACAAATTGATCCAGAAAAGTGTACTGCTTGTGGTAAATGTATAACAGAATGTCCACGGAATATTTTGTTATTAGCACCAATGTCTGCTCAAAATCATATTAGATGTTCTTCTCATAATAGTGGTAAAATTGTTCGAAAAAGCTGTGAAGTAGGATGTATTGCCTGTAGTCTTTGTGCTAAAGTTTGCCCAGTAGATGCTATTGAAATCAAAGATAATTTGGCAGTTATTGACTACGAAAAATGTGTTAACTGTGGTAAATGTGCAGAAAAATGTCCAACTGGCACAATTCAATTTGAAGGAAAAATGATTGAAAAAGTTGAAATTAATGATAATTGTGTAGGTTGTACTCTCTGTGCTCGCGCCTGTCCTGTTGAAGCAATCGAGGGAGAGGTAAAAAATAGACACCAGATTGATCAAGATAAATGTATTCAATGTGGACTCTGTTTTGAAGCTTGTAATGTTAAAGCTGTTGACGTTTTTTATCAAGATTAA
- a CDS encoding RnfABCDGE type electron transport complex subunit G, with the protein MEKNSMKSLIITLSVIGIVSALALTFVYEWTTPYIEANQAKAQKQAINEVLPGVEEVKEVEKDNNVFYEGYDQNGSRIGVAFKNSGGGYNGQIEVMIGVNLENEKIYKISVLNHQETPGLGARITEPDFKSNFENKPFGNYQVVKTPPTKETQVEAIAGATISSDSITEVIQEGLEIVTSAYGGGI; encoded by the coding sequence ATGGAAAAAAATAGCATGAAAAGCTTAATCATAACACTTTCTGTAATTGGAATCGTTTCTGCTTTAGCTTTAACCTTTGTTTATGAATGGACTACTCCTTATATTGAGGCAAATCAAGCTAAAGCTCAAAAACAAGCGATTAATGAAGTTTTACCTGGAGTAGAAGAAGTTAAAGAAGTAGAAAAAGATAATAATGTTTTTTATGAAGGCTATGATCAAAATGGAAGTAGAATTGGAGTTGCTTTCAAAAATAGTGGTGGTGGCTATAATGGCCAAATTGAAGTAATGATCGGGGTTAACTTAGAAAATGAGAAAATATATAAAATTAGTGTTTTAAATCACCAGGAAACACCTGGACTAGGTGCTAGAATTACTGAGCCTGATTTTAAATCTAATTTCGAAAATAAGCCATTTGGTAATTATCAAGTTGTAAAAACTCCACCTACTAAAGAAACACAAGTAGAAGCTATTGCTGGAGCAACAATTTCTTCAGATAGTATAACTGAAGTAATACAAGAAGGATTAGAGATAGTAACTTCAGCTTATGGGGGTGGAATTTAA
- the rsxA gene encoding electron transport complex subunit RsxA produces the protein MEEFTQILLLFISTVLINNFVLIRFLGICPFLGVSKQIETAFSMGLATTFVMTLTAAATWMINTFILEAFNLPFLQYVSFIIVIASLVQFVEMFIKKTSPVLYKALGIFLPLITTNCAIMGLALLIPLNGYSFIASVVFGFGAGVGFTLAIVLIAGLREKLEFGDVPEVLKGVPVTLIIAGIMAMAFMGFSGLISM, from the coding sequence ATGGAAGAGTTTACACAAATATTATTATTATTTATTAGTACTGTTTTAATAAATAACTTTGTTTTAATTAGATTTTTAGGTATTTGTCCATTCTTAGGAGTATCAAAACAAATTGAAACAGCTTTTAGTATGGGGCTTGCTACAACTTTTGTTATGACTTTAACAGCTGCAGCAACCTGGATGATTAATACCTTTATTTTAGAAGCTTTTAATTTACCATTTTTACAATATGTATCTTTTATTATTGTAATTGCTTCTTTAGTTCAATTTGTTGAGATGTTTATTAAAAAAACAAGTCCAGTTTTATATAAGGCTTTAGGTATTTTCCTTCCTTTAATTACAACAAACTGTGCTATTATGGGATTAGCTTTGTTAATTCCACTAAATGGTTATAGTTTTATAGCCAGTGTAGTTTTTGGTTTTGGAGCTGGAGTCGGTTTTACCTTAGCAATTGTATTAATAGCAGGTTTGAGAGAAAAATTAGAATTTGGCGATGTGCCGGAAGTTTTAAAAGGTGTGCCAGTTACCTTGATTATTGCAGGTATTATGGCTATGGCTTTTATGGGCTTTTCCGGTCTCATCTCAATGTAG
- a CDS encoding bifunctional folylpolyglutamate synthase/dihydrofolate synthase, which translates to MEVFEYINSFPLFGSGSGYKPGLQRIKKLLNYLGNPQQDLNIIHLAGTNGKGSTAAILERIYREAGYKTGLYSSPHIFHFNERIKINGRACSTYQLTKIVKDIKKAVEEMGKDGFEISFFELVTALAFQYFKEQNPDLVILETGLGGRLDATNIVEDVLLSIITNISLEHSHLLGDTLTEIAAEKAGIIKKQTPIITAAKQKSVIKVLKTKAQSQNSKFIDLDKEFSLIESSGSLTQNLIKLRSKKAEPKEYQLSLLGQHQARNTALALRSISELEAKFPVAENEIKKALKDIVWPGRMQMISQKPIIILDAAHNPAAFKELVNNIDNSKNEFENLFLVFSILADKDLTAILKEFKAKKLKPEFYLAANKSFRSISTKNLAQTIEAHNFNFKTFSNLAKASKTVLKKAGVNDLIIAAGSFNTVFEAGIELRSKKIRGEKNE; encoded by the coding sequence ATGGAAGTTTTTGAATATATAAATTCATTTCCGCTTTTTGGAAGCGGTTCTGGTTATAAGCCTGGTCTGCAAAGAATTAAAAAATTACTTAATTATTTAGGCAATCCTCAACAAGATTTAAATATTATTCATTTAGCTGGTACAAATGGTAAAGGATCAACAGCAGCCATCTTAGAAAGAATTTATCGAGAAGCTGGCTATAAAACTGGTCTTTACAGTTCTCCTCATATTTTTCATTTTAATGAGAGAATAAAAATCAATGGAAGAGCTTGTTCTACTTATCAGCTAACTAAAATTGTAAAAGATATAAAAAAAGCTGTAGAAGAAATGGGAAAAGATGGTTTTGAAATTAGTTTTTTTGAATTAGTTACTGCTCTAGCCTTTCAATATTTTAAAGAACAGAATCCAGATTTAGTTATTTTAGAAACAGGTTTAGGAGGAAGGCTTGATGCTACAAACATAGTTGAAGATGTTCTTTTATCAATTATTACAAATATTAGTTTAGAGCATAGTCATTTATTAGGTGATACCCTAACTGAAATAGCTGCTGAAAAAGCAGGTATAATTAAAAAGCAAACTCCGATTATTACTGCTGCTAAGCAAAAATCTGTAATCAAAGTTTTAAAAACTAAAGCTCAGTCTCAAAACTCTAAATTTATTGATTTAGATAAAGAATTTTCTTTAATAGAAAGCAGTGGTAGTTTGACTCAAAACTTGATTAAATTAAGAAGCAAAAAAGCAGAGCCAAAAGAATATCAGCTTTCACTTTTAGGCCAACATCAGGCCCGAAATACAGCTTTAGCTTTAAGATCTATTTCAGAATTAGAGGCTAAATTCCCAGTTGCTGAAAATGAAATAAAAAAGGCTTTAAAAGATATTGTTTGGCCAGGAAGAATGCAAATGATTTCTCAAAAGCCAATAATAATTTTAGATGCGGCTCATAATCCAGCTGCCTTTAAAGAGTTAGTTAATAATATTGATAATTCTAAAAATGAATTTGAAAACTTATTTCTAGTATTTTCGATTTTAGCTGACAAAGATTTAACTGCTATCTTAAAAGAATTTAAAGCAAAAAAACTCAAACCAGAATTTTATTTAGCTGCAAATAAATCATTTAGATCTATTTCTACTAAAAATTTGGCTCAGACAATAGAAGCACATAATTTTAATTTTAAGACTTTTTCAAATTTAGCTAAAGCAAGTAAAACTGTTTTAAAAAAGGCTGGAGTAAATGATTTAATAATTGCAGCTGGTTCTTTTAATACTGTTTTTGAAGCTGGAATTGAATTGAGGTCAAAGAAGATTAGAGGTGAAAAAAATGAATAA
- a CDS encoding Gx transporter family protein has protein sequence MKKTQKIVIIALLISLGLVLHLVESFFPLATIVPGAKLGLANIVSLLAIYLFPFTAALEVVIFRVILGSLLAGTFMTINFYLSFSGGLLSFVLMYLVYYFLKNKFSLIGISIIGAVAHNIAQIIAAYFIIANQGIFYYLPFLMILALPTGLGVGLVSYFTLKYLPNSILRGGFKD, from the coding sequence ATGAAAAAAACTCAAAAAATAGTTATCATAGCGCTTTTGATTTCATTAGGACTAGTTTTACATCTGGTAGAAAGTTTTTTTCCCTTGGCAACAATTGTTCCAGGAGCTAAACTAGGATTAGCTAATATTGTTTCTTTACTAGCTATTTATTTATTTCCTTTTACTGCAGCTTTGGAAGTGGTTATTTTTAGAGTTATCTTAGGTTCTTTACTTGCAGGAACTTTTATGACTATCAATTTCTATTTAAGTTTTAGTGGTGGTCTTTTAAGCTTTGTTTTAATGTATTTAGTTTATTATTTTTTAAAAAATAAATTTTCTTTAATTGGAATTAGTATAATTGGAGCTGTAGCACATAATATAGCTCAAATTATAGCAGCTTATTTTATTATTGCTAATCAAGGTATTTTTTATTATCTTCCTTTTCTAATGATTTTAGCCCTTCCAACTGGTTTGGGAGTAGGCTTAGTCAGTTATTTCACTCTCAAATATTTACCAAATTCTATTTTGAGGGGAGGTTTTAAAGATTAA
- the rsxC gene encoding electron transport complex subunit RsxC, with translation MKALTFKQGIHPDYNKDLTKDKPLKNAKRPEEVIIPLKQHIGAPLKALVKKGDHVDLGQKIADGDSFVSAPIHASVSGKVKEFRKVTDPGGNTVEAVVIKADAEDTLNSGLEKHQTLADLSQAEIRKIIREAGIVGMGGAMFPTHVKVTIPEDKNVDYVILNGAECEPYLTVDHRVMVERPESIVFGLKALMKASGAPKAIIGIEDNKPEAIASMEDACESENNIKVQAVETKYPQGGEKMLIEALIGREVPAGGLPLDVGVVVNNTSTSAAVADAIRDGKPLYERSISITGRGINKPQNLIFRVGTNIGDLVEEAGGLKDNAAKVITGGPMMGAAQKNLNIPAVKGTSGILVLIESEVEAYEPSPCINCAKCVDACPMFLMPTQLVNYQKSEMVEEMNDWQIMSCIECGSCAYVCPAKIPLVHYLRLGKAQVMAKKREEN, from the coding sequence GTGAAAGCTTTGACGTTTAAACAGGGAATACATCCTGACTATAATAAAGATTTAACAAAGGATAAACCCTTAAAAAATGCTAAGAGACCTGAGGAAGTAATAATTCCTCTCAAACAACACATAGGTGCTCCTTTAAAGGCACTTGTCAAAAAAGGAGATCACGTTGACTTAGGACAAAAGATAGCAGATGGTGATAGTTTTGTCTCTGCTCCAATTCACGCTTCAGTATCTGGAAAAGTAAAAGAATTTAGAAAGGTTACAGATCCAGGTGGTAATACTGTTGAAGCAGTAGTTATTAAAGCTGATGCAGAAGATACTTTAAATTCTGGTTTGGAAAAACACCAGACTTTAGCTGATCTTAGTCAAGCTGAAATCAGAAAAATAATTAGAGAAGCTGGAATTGTTGGAATGGGTGGAGCAATGTTTCCAACTCATGTTAAAGTAACTATTCCAGAAGATAAAAATGTTGATTATGTAATTTTAAATGGAGCTGAATGTGAACCATATTTAACAGTTGACCATCGAGTTATGGTCGAAAGACCAGAAAGTATTGTTTTTGGTTTAAAAGCACTAATGAAAGCTTCTGGAGCTCCAAAAGCGATTATTGGTATTGAAGATAACAAACCAGAGGCAATAGCTAGTATGGAAGACGCTTGTGAAAGTGAAAATAATATTAAAGTTCAGGCTGTAGAGACCAAGTATCCACAAGGTGGAGAAAAAATGTTAATTGAAGCTTTAATTGGAAGAGAGGTTCCTGCTGGTGGTTTACCACTAGATGTAGGAGTTGTTGTGAATAATACCTCTACTTCAGCTGCTGTTGCAGATGCAATTCGAGATGGAAAACCTTTATATGAAAGATCTATTTCAATTACAGGTCGTGGAATTAATAAACCACAAAATCTAATTTTTAGAGTTGGTACAAATATTGGTGATTTAGTTGAAGAAGCAGGAGGACTAAAAGATAATGCTGCTAAAGTAATTACTGGTGGGCCAATGATGGGAGCTGCCCAAAAGAACTTAAATATTCCTGCAGTTAAAGGTACTTCAGGTATTTTAGTTTTAATTGAATCTGAAGTAGAAGCTTATGAGCCTTCTCCTTGTATTAATTGTGCTAAATGTGTTGATGCTTGTCCCATGTTTTTAATGCCGACTCAATTGGTTAATTATCAAAAAAGTGAGATGGTAGAAGAAATGAATGATTGGCAGATTATGAGCTGTATAGAATGTGGATCTTGTGCTTATGTCTGTCCAGCCAAAATACCTCTTGTTCATTATCTGCGTCTTGGTAAGGCTCAGGTTATGGCTAAAAAAAGAGAAGAAAATTAG
- the rsxE gene encoding electron transport complex subunit RsxE: MTLNFKELFNDFKNGLWAENPVIRLVIGMCPTLAVTNTASNGLAMGLATSFVLIMSEIVISIIKKLIPANVRIPSYILIIASFVTFTDYFLKAFFPGIAASLSIFIPLIVVNCLILGRQEAFASKNPTHRAIADGLGMGIGFTWVLTLLGIIREFFGMGSLFGIQLLGEWYRPMVIMVLPAGAFITLGILVGIMNQISREGK, encoded by the coding sequence ATGACTTTGAATTTTAAAGAATTATTTAATGATTTTAAAAATGGACTTTGGGCTGAAAACCCAGTTATTAGACTTGTAATTGGAATGTGTCCAACACTTGCTGTAACAAATACCGCTTCTAACGGTTTAGCAATGGGACTTGCAACTTCTTTTGTTTTGATTATGTCAGAGATAGTTATTTCAATTATAAAAAAGTTAATTCCAGCTAATGTTCGTATTCCTAGTTACATATTAATAATTGCTAGTTTTGTAACATTTACTGATTATTTTTTAAAGGCATTTTTTCCAGGTATAGCAGCTTCATTGAGTATTTTTATACCTTTGATTGTTGTTAACTGTTTAATTTTGGGGCGTCAAGAAGCTTTTGCTTCTAAAAATCCTACTCATAGAGCAATTGCAGATGGCCTTGGTATGGGGATTGGTTTTACCTGGGTATTAACTTTATTAGGAATAATTAGAGAATTTTTTGGTATGGGCTCATTATTTGGAATCCAACTATTAGGTGAATGGTATCGTCCAATGGTTATTATGGTTTTACCTGCTGGAGCTTTTATAACTTTAGGTATTTTAGTAGGTATAATGAATCAAATCAGCAGGGAGGGTAAATAA